In Esox lucius isolate fEsoLuc1 chromosome 6, fEsoLuc1.pri, whole genome shotgun sequence, the following proteins share a genomic window:
- the si:dkey-228d14.5 gene encoding transmembrane protein 150A: MVFWILLPISLSLVSLIGTWVTYGLAYSNDHVCSLIDWAPGSPCGNNTSTACCNVPTISSSGTNSPESSLFTATINAGSFLFLVFCIFHHAHILDRNRVQSMLSRIALVFGGVAAVGAFVAGNCNPTALTIGHYLGAAVSFLCICFYSLLLTVLTGKCVLTHMEWVLYPARIVSTGIQIVVTVCYTILFVQEDYMYKHIAALFEWIMSVNLELFELSFAVEFWFFSSSTLSTLMRKKEEEKPILLS; the protein is encoded by the exons ATGGTTTTCTGGATTCTACTGCCCATCTCCCTCAGTTTAGTGTCTCTCATTGGAACCTGGGTGAC gtATGGCCTGGCATACAGCAATGATCATGTTTGTTCCCTCATCGACTG GGCCCCTGGAAGCCCCTGTGGAAACAACACATCTACAGCCTGTTGTAATGTTCCCACCATAAG TTCAAGTGGAACAAATTCACCAGAAAGTTCGTTGTTCACAGCCACTATCAACGCTGGTTCATTTCTAT TCCTGGTGTTCTGCATCTTCCACCATGCTCACATCTTGGACAGGAACAGGGTTCAATCAATGCTCAGTAGAATTGCCCTGGTGTTTGGCGGAGTGGCAGCGGTTGGAGCCTTCGTAGCTGGGAACTGCAAT CCTACTGCCCTGACGATAGGCCATTACCTGGGGGCCGCTGTGAGCTTCCTGTGCATCTGTTTCTACAGCCTGCTCCTCACTGTGCTGACCGGGAAGTGTGTCCTGACCCACATGGAGTGGGTCCTCTACCCAGCAAGGATTGTGTCTACGGGGATCCAGATCGTCGTCACTGTGTGCT ACACCATCCTGTTTGTCCAGGAGGACTACATGTACAAGCATATAGCGGCGTTGTTTGAGTGGATAATGAGCGTCAACTTGGAATTGTTTGAACTCAGCTTCGCTGTGGAGTTCTggttcttctcctcctccacgtTGTCTACGCtgatgagaaagaaagaggaggagaaaccTATACTTCTTTCCTGA